A genomic window from Esox lucius isolate fEsoLuc1 unplaced genomic scaffold, fEsoLuc1.pri scaffold_49_arrow_ctg1, whole genome shotgun sequence includes:
- the LOC114837653 gene encoding uncharacterized protein LOC114837653 isoform X2, with translation MSRWRRNYEDYWDNHDYEQPRRRRRSFSPPGRRYNNPYNNRYNHDGRSYATVVREGRPRATWPVQHRYGPQDYANPNQGRYRRRPRSGGDRSYPRRRSRDNYRRPTRRPASRSRVVRTRSQGRRRSNSRDLPSDKPISTDPEFTAKTRGILKLIKATHHLGNVMSEQPPISIANIANHLITAIKPAAPTANTLSLIEGNARYWAQNTMIILRDHYQDDIQNAVQILIQLEAWDWRQNFDIASAWAKSQFGRRLREDTLDEVQTQLRERLIAPSRTQRVSESRIEEQRPVMSMQTLPEGDFPSLLPERRSKLLTVTAEVHPPPPSLNLREFSEPLLAPATVARPRMMDCGTMTAPTSDWSPEKLQEPGRVEGASSPPFPFPSPGSPVPPFVSLPILYSPTIPLTQAPKPQRKVRRLESPTSVIHHAPLTSGVHTPPRAATDWQSCDDESEDETTRRAGPFVPPTSGARVSQGTSSSSDSSSEEDQPLVDKDSDSPIPPTPPPMGPAAQGTPALNKPRLPTLMRPCSTPSVVMI, from the exons ATGTCTCGTTGGCGACGAAATTATGAGGATTATTGGGATAACCATGATTATGAGCAACCCAGACGACGTCGAAGGTCGTTTTCGCCGCCTGGGCGACGTTATAATAATCCCTATAATAATCGTTACAACCATGATGGCCGCTCGTATGCTACTGTTGTCCGTGAGGGCCGACCACGTGCAACTTGGCCTGTCCAGCACCGGTATGGGCCTCAAGACTATGCTAACCCGAACCAGGGTAGATATCGTCGACGTCCCCGGAGTGGTGGGGACCGGTCCTATCCCAGAAGGAGATCCAGGGACAATTACCGCCGTCCGACGCGCCGGCCTGCCAGCCGGTCCAGGGTGGTACGTACTCGAAGTCAGGGGCGACGGAGGTCGAATAGCAGGGACCTACCGTCGGATAAGCCCATTAGTACGGACCCCGAATTCACTGCAAAGACACGGGGTATATTAAAATTAATTAAGGCTACCCACCATTTAGGAAATGTTATGTCGGAACAGCCTCCAATTTCAATAGCTAACATAGCTAATCATTTAATTACGGCTATTAAACCTGCTGCCCCTACGGCGAATACATTGTCCCTCATAGAGGGGAATGCTAGGTATTGGGCACAGAATACAATGATCATACTCAGGGATCATTACCAAGATGACATTCAAAATGCTGTCCAGATCCTAATACAATTAGAAGCCTGGGACTGGAGACAGAACTTTGATATTGCTTCTGCATGGGCTAAGAGCCAATTTGGACGCAGGTTGAGGGAGGACACTTTGGATGAAGTACAAACTCAATTACGTGAGAGACTAATTGCCCCCTCCAGAACACAGCGTGTCTCTGAATCCAGAATTGAGGAACAAAGACCGGTAATGTCCATGCAAACACTGCCAGAGGGGGATTTTCCATCTCTTTTACCGGAGAGGAGGAGTAAGCTACTGACCGTCACAGCAGAGGtgcaccctcctcctccttccttgAACCTGAGGGAATTCTCCGAACCACTCCTGGCCCCTGCAACGGTTGCCAGGCCCAGGATGATGGACTGTGGCACGATGACCGCCCCCACTAGTGACTGGTCGCCGGAGAAACTTCAAGAACctgggagagtggagggagcTTCCTCCCCTCCGTTCCCCTTCCCCTCCCCTGGTTCTCCTGTTCCCCCCTTTGTCTCCCTCCCCATTCTATATTCTCCTACTATCCCTCTAACACAGGCACCCAAACCGCAGAGGAAGGTTCGGAGGCTGGAGTCACCCACCTCGGTGATTCACCACGCTCCCTTGACCAGTGGGGTACATACTCCACCTCGGGCGGCTACAGATTGGCAGTCCTGTGATGATGAGTCGGAGGATGAAACGACACGACGGGCAGGGCCTTTTGTCCCTCCTACTTCTGGTGCCCGTGTGAGTCAGGGGACCTCCTCGTCATCGGATTCTTCTTCAGAGGAGGACCAACCGCTGGTGGACAAGGACTCAGACAGCCCCATTCCACCGACCCCTCCGCCGATGGGACCTGCGGCCCAGGGCACTCCTGCTCTCAACAAACCACGG CTGCCAACATTGATGAGGCCTTGCTCCACACCCTCAGTCGTAATGATTTGA